The stretch of DNA TACGCCTGTTGACGCTGAACCGGCCTACAGCTCGCCTATGTCGACTAATAACGTTGCGCTGATGGACAGCGTGTTGGCCGAAATCCTGAAGAAACAGCCAGCTACAACAACCGTTTTCACGGGCGATATTTCGGCTAAATTAGTACGGGCGGGTTTGCCCAAACGCGGTCAAAGCTGGGCGTTTACCCTGAGCGAAGACGTGCTGATCGGCGAAGATGAACTCCACACTGGCGACGTGCTATATGCACTCGTTGATGACATAGATGAACGGGGCACGCTGTTTCTTCGGGCTACGAAAGTTATTTCAGCAGAAACCAAAGCTACTATTCCACTCACGCTGATAGCAATTAATCCGGCCACCGGTTTAGCGGGTATTCCCAGGCCAAAAGTGCTCAAACCCGGCTGGCTTGTGCAGTGGAAACTGTAGCCTTCGCGGGCTACGGCCAGCCAGCAGGCAGCGTTACTGGCACCGGGCCGTATGTGTTCCGGCAATCGCCCTGCGGTACGGGCTGCGTACTGATAAATCCAAAAACGGCAGCACTGCTACGTGCCTCCCGCGCATCGTTTCGGATACGCAACCGAGATACCGACGTAACAGCAAAGTAGCCACGGGCCACATCGGTGGCATCCTCGGTATTGGCTAAGTTGCCCACCACGGGCGCGGGCAATGGGTCGAAAATGCTTCCGGTTCGGGCGCGTTGCTGCTGATACAATTTCCAGAACTGATAGTTTGTCTGCGTGATGCCATACTGCTGTACTTCCACAAACTGCGGCCAAACGGCGTATACGGGCAACTGAAACACGGCCCGGTTCCGAATGGGATTTCCGTTTACAGCAATATCACTGAACACGTTAACCTCATTAGTCGATTCGGTGGTGTAGCAATTATCCAAACAGATAGCAGAGCTACCCAGACTGCACGGCACCCCTGTCGATTTTCGAACAGTCAAACCAAAGGCAGTCCATCGGTAAAAGTTACGATCAGCCGCCGGGTCGCGGGTCGAG from Spirosoma montaniterrae encodes:
- a CDS encoding DUF4249 domain-containing protein, encoding MRSLIVTSLIICGLTACIDRVELPIRQEEPRLVIDGQITNEAPPYTIRLTYTGPFGLTGDQRPATLVASGAQVTVTDDRGRVVRFFDRTGGEYQTTDMNFRGEVGRTYKLTVVLADGKRYETKPEQMPNVPPVDSVSARLVQVNNFNTPYRYAYSVSTRDPAADRNFYRWTAFGLTVRKSTGVPCSLGSSAICLDNCYTTESTNEVNVFSDIAVNGNPIRNRAVFQLPVYAVWPQFVEVQQYGITQTNYQFWKLYQQQRARTGSIFDPLPAPVVGNLANTEDATDVARGYFAVTSVSRLRIRNDAREARSSAAVFGFISTQPVPQGDCRNTYGPVPVTLPAGWP